In one window of Tellurirhabdus rosea DNA:
- a CDS encoding murein hydrolase activator EnvC family protein, producing MLKRRIQVQVTCQQSKRYRVFWKGFLLLLCCLGLTALSTVLAQTRSRQQLEKEKKQNLEKMSQIRTILRQTTSQKRATLGQLKALDQEIKTQGKRINLLKEDVTLMNSEIRELRQTSEKLQGDLQDMKKEYADMIYQADKRRQQVNPLGFLFSANSFNQLVARYRYLQQYSEARESQVRQIEKVQGELLSKREATERKKKQQQSTLTASLEETKRLETLKGEKNRVAQELSQKEIDLRTELAASRQAINQLESAITDMIRREIRERAERERLARLARERAERERIAREKALAAAAREKAAEKASDAAPAAKPAESEARPAEPAVAETRKTEAPRSASGMNEAEVALASSFAASRNRLPWPVSRGFVSDHYGRKPHPVLRGVYVENQGIDIQTGSGETVRSVYDGVVQYTTYVTGMNNIVAIQHGDYYTVYAKLRNVSVQVGQKVKAREPIGTVATDKDGVSEVQFQIWKNTSRLNPEPWLIPR from the coding sequence GTGCTAAAGCGTAGGATTCAGGTGCAGGTAACTTGTCAACAGTCAAAGCGATATCGTGTCTTCTGGAAAGGCTTTCTCCTGCTGCTCTGCTGCCTTGGCCTGACGGCTCTTTCGACCGTGCTGGCCCAGACGCGCAGCCGTCAGCAGCTTGAAAAGGAAAAAAAGCAGAACCTCGAAAAAATGTCGCAGATCCGGACCATCCTGCGGCAGACGACCTCCCAGAAACGGGCCACCCTCGGCCAGTTGAAAGCCCTTGACCAGGAAATAAAAACGCAGGGCAAACGCATCAACCTGCTCAAGGAAGACGTCACCCTGATGAACTCCGAAATCCGGGAATTGCGTCAGACCAGCGAAAAACTCCAGGGCGATCTTCAGGACATGAAGAAAGAATACGCGGACATGATCTACCAGGCCGACAAACGGCGTCAGCAGGTCAATCCGCTGGGCTTTCTGTTTTCGGCCAATAGCTTCAACCAGCTGGTGGCCCGGTACCGGTATTTGCAGCAGTACTCCGAAGCCCGCGAGAGCCAGGTTCGGCAGATCGAAAAAGTGCAGGGCGAACTGCTGAGCAAGCGCGAAGCCACCGAGCGCAAAAAGAAACAGCAGCAATCGACCCTGACGGCCAGTCTGGAAGAAACCAAACGGCTCGAAACGCTGAAAGGCGAGAAGAACCGGGTCGCCCAGGAACTAAGCCAGAAAGAAATTGACCTCCGGACAGAACTGGCCGCCAGCCGCCAGGCCATCAACCAACTCGAATCGGCCATTACCGACATGATTCGCCGCGAAATCCGGGAGCGGGCCGAGCGCGAACGGCTGGCCCGTCTGGCCCGCGAACGCGCCGAACGGGAACGAATCGCCCGCGAGAAAGCGCTGGCCGCCGCTGCCCGCGAAAAAGCGGCCGAAAAAGCGTCGGATGCCGCTCCAGCCGCCAAACCGGCCGAATCCGAAGCCCGACCGGCAGAACCGGCCGTGGCAGAGACCCGCAAGACGGAAGCGCCCCGTTCGGCCTCGGGGATGAACGAAGCCGAAGTAGCCCTGGCGTCGTCTTTTGCCGCTTCGCGCAACCGTCTGCCGTGGCCTGTTTCACGTGGATTTGTCTCGGACCACTATGGCCGCAAGCCCCACCCCGTGCTGAGGGGCGTTTACGTGGAGAACCAGGGCATCGACATTCAGACGGGTTCCGGCGAGACGGTGCGGTCGGTTTATGATGGCGTGGTCCAGTACACAACCTATGTGACGGGCATGAACAACATTGTAGCCATTCAGCACGGCGATTATTACACGGTCTATGCCAAATTGAGAAACGTGTCGGTACAGGTCGGGCAGAAAGTAAAAGCCCGGGAGCCGATCGGCACCGTTGCCACGGACAAGGACGGCGTTTCCGAAGTGCAGTTTCAGATTTGGAAAAACACCAGTCGCCTCAACCCGGAGCCCTGGCTCATTCCCCGCTAA
- a CDS encoding DUF4292 domain-containing protein, whose product MRNAPPSPSVADTMAVAPPVSKPDTVAAAPVPPSVDPRQNVDQIDFRYLTAKSKVSFKSKEQDINNANVNLRIRNDSLMWLSMTVAGIEGARALITPDSIVIVDRIHREYSVFDYPTLSRRFNFNLTYDLLQSLIVGNLPLPREPAQKIKNEKDLLLLRQDEGKVRVENYIGEANRKLKKLLVVEQPTKNTLTLDYEDFTVLNNFLFPYTSLVKVDYKSGADGQFYQTVLEIRHNKVELTDKNPGFPFSIPAKYERR is encoded by the coding sequence ATGCGCAACGCTCCTCCCTCGCCCAGCGTGGCCGATACGATGGCGGTGGCACCGCCGGTTAGCAAACCCGACACCGTAGCGGCCGCCCCGGTACCTCCGTCGGTTGACCCCCGGCAGAATGTGGATCAGATTGATTTCAGGTACCTGACGGCCAAATCCAAGGTTTCGTTTAAAAGCAAGGAACAGGATATCAACAATGCCAACGTCAACCTGCGCATCCGGAACGATAGCCTGATGTGGCTGTCCATGACGGTGGCCGGTATTGAAGGCGCCCGTGCGCTCATTACGCCGGATTCGATTGTGATTGTGGACCGGATTCACCGGGAGTACTCCGTCTTCGACTACCCAACCCTGAGCCGCCGGTTCAACTTCAACCTGACCTACGACCTGCTTCAGTCCCTGATTGTCGGAAATCTCCCGCTGCCCAGAGAACCGGCGCAGAAGATCAAGAATGAAAAAGATCTGTTGCTGCTTCGGCAGGATGAGGGCAAGGTACGGGTCGAAAACTACATTGGAGAAGCAAACCGTAAGCTCAAAAAACTGCTGGTCGTCGAGCAGCCGACAAAGAACACGCTTACGCTTGATTATGAGGATTTTACGGTATTGAATAACTTCCTCTTTCCGTATACCAGTCTGGTGAAAGTCGATTACAAATCGGGGGCGGATGGCCAATTTTACCAGACCGTACTGGAAATACGGCATAATAAAGTCGAACTTACCGACAAAAATCCGGGCTTCCCGTTCAGTATCCCGGCAAAGTACGAACGCCGTTGA
- a CDS encoding AlbA family DNA-binding domain-containing protein, with the protein MDYRALRELVKQGEGTHLEFKLKSNHPERIVREIVAFANTEGGVLLIGIGDDKSLCGLKHIDEDEFLLVRAIEKYCTPAIDYRLERVALSDERDVLVIHVPESPVKPHYVVLGPLDEDKRAYIRVADKSVQASKEVREILKGERISRNIRFTYGDKERTLMQHLDQHSSITVDRFASLANIPRRMASRTLVLLVLANVLEIHPNEMVDYFTARVGV; encoded by the coding sequence ATGGACTACAGGGCACTCAGAGAACTGGTGAAACAGGGTGAGGGTACTCATTTGGAATTCAAATTGAAGTCTAATCATCCTGAACGCATTGTCCGTGAAATTGTCGCATTTGCCAACACCGAAGGCGGTGTGCTGCTGATCGGCATCGGCGACGACAAAAGCCTCTGCGGCTTGAAACACATTGATGAAGACGAGTTTCTGCTCGTCCGGGCCATCGAAAAATACTGCACGCCGGCGATCGACTACCGCCTGGAACGGGTGGCCCTCTCCGACGAACGCGATGTGCTGGTGATTCACGTCCCAGAAAGCCCGGTGAAGCCGCATTACGTTGTGCTGGGTCCCCTCGACGAAGACAAACGGGCTTACATCCGGGTGGCCGACAAATCGGTGCAGGCCAGCAAGGAGGTCCGCGAAATCCTGAAAGGCGAACGCATTTCCCGAAACATCCGGTTTACGTACGGCGATAAAGAACGGACGCTGATGCAGCACCTCGACCAGCACAGCAGCATTACGGTCGACCGGTTTGCCTCGCTGGCCAATATCCCGCGCCGCATGGCCTCCCGGACGCTGGTGCTGCTGGTGCTGGCCAACGTTCTGGAAATTCACCCGAACGAGATGGTCGACTACTTCACCGCCCGCGTCGGGGTCTGA
- the panB gene encoding 3-methyl-2-oxobutanoate hydroxymethyltransferase — MSVHNPDIKRVTTHVIQELKNKGEKISALTAYDFSMARIVDAAGVEIILVGDSASNVMAGHETTLPITLDQMIYHAQSVVRAVKRALVVVDLPFGSYQGNSSEALRSAIRIMKESGAHAVKMEGGLEIRESIIRVLSAGVPVMGHLGLTPQSIYKFGTYTVRAKEEAEAQKLIDDARMLEEIGCFSVVLEKIPATLTRQVSQSLTIPTIGIGAGPDADGQILVLHDLLGITKDFKPRFLRRYADLHSVMTDAIGNYVDDVKGRSFPNENEAY; from the coding sequence ATGTCCGTTCATAATCCCGATATCAAGCGCGTTACTACCCACGTTATTCAGGAACTGAAAAATAAAGGCGAAAAAATTTCGGCCCTCACCGCCTACGATTTTTCTATGGCCCGGATCGTGGATGCCGCGGGTGTGGAAATCATTCTGGTGGGCGATTCGGCCTCCAACGTCATGGCCGGACACGAAACTACCCTGCCCATCACGCTGGACCAGATGATCTACCACGCCCAGTCGGTGGTGCGGGCGGTCAAACGGGCGCTGGTGGTGGTGGATTTGCCGTTTGGCTCGTACCAGGGCAACTCGTCTGAGGCGCTGCGGTCGGCGATCCGGATTATGAAAGAGTCGGGAGCCCATGCCGTAAAAATGGAAGGCGGACTCGAAATCCGGGAGTCGATCATCCGGGTGCTGAGCGCCGGTGTTCCGGTGATGGGGCATCTGGGTCTGACGCCGCAGTCGATTTATAAATTTGGGACCTATACCGTGCGGGCCAAAGAAGAAGCCGAAGCCCAGAAGCTCATTGATGATGCCCGGATGCTGGAAGAAATAGGCTGTTTCAGCGTCGTGCTGGAAAAAATCCCCGCCACCCTCACCCGGCAGGTGTCGCAGAGCCTGACCATTCCGACCATCGGCATTGGTGCCGGACCGGACGCAGATGGCCAGATTCTTGTACTGCATGATCTGCTGGGGATTACCAAAGATTTTAAACCCCGTTTCCTGCGCCGTTACGCCGATCTGCATTCGGTCATGACGGACGCCATCGGAAATTACGTGGACGATGTAAAAGGACGCTCTTTCCCGAACGAAAACGAGGCGTATTGA
- a CDS encoding RluA family pseudouridine synthase: MMKKKNSKGYVVVYEDNHLIVVNKEPGVLVQGDRTGDVTLSDLVKDYIREKYNKPGDVFLGTVHRLDRPVSGLVVFARTSKALERMNEIFRKRQVQKTYWAVSHRKPEKERGKLVHYLVKDENSNTVKAHEYEVPGSQKAELNYRLLGRINDHYLIEVEPITGRPHQIRVQLASMGCPIRGDVKYGHPRANQNGSINLHARRLYFVHPVKKEPLICKAGVPNDPFWEEFLELDDEEYKDKNLDFIY, translated from the coding sequence ATGATGAAGAAGAAGAATAGTAAAGGGTACGTGGTGGTGTATGAAGACAACCACCTCATTGTGGTCAATAAAGAACCCGGCGTGCTGGTCCAGGGCGACCGGACGGGCGACGTGACGCTTTCGGATTTGGTCAAGGATTATATCCGGGAGAAATACAACAAACCCGGCGACGTGTTCCTCGGCACGGTTCACCGCCTCGACCGTCCCGTAAGCGGTCTGGTGGTTTTTGCCCGGACCTCGAAGGCGCTGGAGCGGATGAACGAAATTTTCCGGAAGCGGCAGGTGCAGAAAACGTATTGGGCCGTTTCACACCGGAAACCCGAGAAGGAGCGCGGCAAGCTGGTTCATTACCTGGTGAAGGACGAGAACAGCAATACCGTCAAGGCGCACGAGTATGAAGTGCCCGGTTCGCAGAAAGCTGAGCTGAACTACCGCCTCCTGGGTAGAATCAACGACCACTACCTCATCGAGGTGGAACCCATTACGGGGCGGCCGCACCAGATCCGGGTGCAGCTGGCGAGCATGGGCTGCCCCATCCGCGGCGACGTGAAGTACGGCCACCCGCGCGCCAACCAGAACGGCAGCATCAACCTTCACGCCCGGCGGTTGTATTTTGTCCACCCGGTGAAAAAAGAACCGCTGATCTGTAAGGCAGGAGTGCCCAACGATCCGTTCTGGGAAGAGTTTCTGGAACTTGATGATGAAGAGTACAAAGACAAGAACCTGGATTTCATCTACTGA
- a CDS encoding sugar phosphate isomerase/epimerase family protein — MRKLLCLLALFMVLGVNPVGAQARKGLYTFPIGVQAYTYRNWFPKNVVATLDTIQKLGITEMEGGVPKGMAADEFKKLLKERNIRIPATGAGYEEITKDPMAVVQKAKDLGASYVMVAWIPHQKGNFDLKTAQKAVEDFNRVGKVLKDNGITFCYHNHGYEFQPHENGTLFDYMVKNTNPEYVSFELDIFWAQHGGADPVALLNKYGSRWKLMHLKDMKKGIKGDLTGGTAPENDVVLGEGQIDIPAILKAAKKAGIQHYFIEDESNKEGTQVPMSIAYLKNLKG, encoded by the coding sequence ATGCGCAAACTGCTCTGCCTCCTCGCTTTATTCATGGTCCTCGGCGTCAATCCGGTGGGAGCCCAGGCCCGTAAAGGACTTTATACTTTTCCCATCGGTGTTCAGGCGTACACGTACCGGAACTGGTTTCCCAAAAACGTGGTCGCGACGCTCGATACCATCCAGAAACTGGGCATCACCGAAATGGAAGGAGGCGTGCCCAAAGGCATGGCGGCGGACGAATTCAAAAAACTGCTGAAAGAGCGGAATATCCGCATTCCGGCGACCGGCGCGGGGTACGAGGAAATCACCAAAGACCCGATGGCCGTGGTGCAGAAGGCCAAAGACCTGGGCGCTTCCTACGTCATGGTCGCCTGGATTCCGCACCAGAAGGGAAATTTCGATCTGAAAACGGCGCAGAAGGCGGTCGAGGATTTTAACCGGGTCGGAAAAGTGCTGAAAGACAACGGAATCACGTTCTGCTACCACAACCACGGCTACGAATTTCAGCCCCACGAAAACGGGACGCTTTTTGACTACATGGTCAAAAATACGAATCCTGAATACGTTTCCTTCGAACTGGACATCTTCTGGGCCCAGCATGGCGGAGCCGACCCGGTTGCCCTCCTCAACAAATACGGCAGCCGCTGGAAGCTGATGCACCTGAAGGACATGAAAAAAGGCATCAAAGGCGACCTGACCGGCGGCACGGCCCCGGAAAACGACGTCGTCCTCGGCGAAGGCCAGATTGACATTCCGGCGATTCTGAAAGCCGCCAAAAAAGCGGGTATTCAGCACTACTTCATTGAAGATGAAAGCAACAAGGAAGGAACGCAGGTGCCGATGAGCATTGCCTATCTGAAAAATCTGAAAGGCTAA
- the mutL gene encoding DNA mismatch repair endonuclease MutL, whose translation MLNIIQLLPDSIANQIAAGEVVQRPASVVKELLENSVDAQARSVQVIIREAGKTLIQVIDDGTGMSETDARMCFERHATSKIRTSDDLFRIRTMGFRGEAMASIGAVAQVEMRTRRSTEELGTLIRLEGSELKTQESISCLPGTNILVKNLFFNVPARRNFLKSNSVEMRHILDEFQRVALANPEVAFSLYHNDSEVYNLASGKLSRRIVDLFGKPYREQLAFCEEETPYVKVRGYIGKPEFARKTRGEQFFFVNSRFIKHNYLHHAVVGAYEGTIADGTHPFYVLFIDIDPSHIDINIHPTKTEIKFDDERSVYAIVMAAVRKAVGIYNLSPSLDFDSNVNFLPVGSPGKRSAEPDEGISRSGPAGGPRPVEPSWSMPEPTRTERSGANRPVPDAPLPRRQSTQNWQALFTGFESPEPAPVKPELPVFDETGTAPASVTMGSRANNLAAHPVSGEAIQSMLQVHNRYILSTVKSGLMVIDQRGAYERILYDQLHASLTRRDGASQQLLFPKTVTVSPADFGMALELQHELTSLGFVFEEFGPNVFIIRGVPALSVEENEEELFAGLLAQLREDTGRLKLERAEVLARSLARRTASRHLTRLTTAEMKALVDQLFASSNPGYTPGGEPITTVLALDKIAGLFGA comes from the coding sequence ATGTTAAATATAATTCAACTGCTCCCGGACTCGATCGCCAACCAGATTGCGGCCGGGGAGGTTGTGCAGCGGCCGGCTTCTGTGGTTAAGGAATTGCTCGAAAACTCGGTGGATGCGCAGGCCCGGTCGGTTCAGGTGATTATCCGGGAAGCGGGTAAAACGCTGATTCAGGTCATCGACGATGGCACCGGCATGTCGGAGACCGACGCCCGCATGTGCTTCGAACGCCACGCCACTTCGAAAATCCGGACGTCGGACGACCTGTTCCGCATCCGGACGATGGGTTTCCGGGGCGAGGCGATGGCTTCGATCGGGGCCGTGGCGCAGGTGGAGATGCGGACCCGCCGTTCGACGGAGGAACTCGGGACGCTCATCCGGCTGGAAGGCTCCGAACTCAAAACACAGGAGTCGATTTCGTGCCTGCCCGGAACAAACATCCTGGTCAAGAACCTGTTTTTTAACGTACCGGCCCGGCGGAACTTTCTTAAGTCCAATTCGGTGGAAATGCGGCACATCCTCGACGAGTTTCAGCGGGTCGCGCTGGCGAATCCGGAGGTGGCCTTTTCGCTTTATCATAACGATTCGGAGGTGTACAATCTGGCCAGCGGCAAACTCAGCCGGCGGATTGTGGACCTGTTTGGGAAGCCTTACCGCGAACAACTTGCCTTCTGTGAGGAAGAAACGCCCTACGTGAAAGTCCGCGGGTATATCGGGAAGCCGGAATTTGCCCGCAAGACGAGAGGCGAGCAGTTTTTCTTCGTCAATTCGCGGTTCATCAAGCACAACTACCTGCATCACGCGGTGGTAGGGGCTTATGAAGGAACGATCGCCGACGGAACGCACCCGTTTTATGTGCTTTTCATCGACATCGATCCCTCGCATATTGACATCAACATTCACCCGACCAAAACCGAAATCAAATTTGATGACGAGCGGTCGGTGTACGCCATCGTGATGGCTGCCGTGCGGAAGGCCGTAGGAATCTACAACCTGAGTCCGTCACTCGACTTCGACTCGAACGTCAATTTCCTGCCCGTTGGCTCACCGGGGAAACGTTCGGCAGAACCCGACGAAGGCATTTCCCGCTCCGGCCCGGCTGGCGGACCGCGTCCGGTCGAGCCGTCCTGGTCGATGCCGGAGCCGACCCGCACGGAGCGTTCGGGCGCCAATCGCCCGGTGCCGGATGCGCCCCTGCCGCGGCGGCAGTCGACCCAGAACTGGCAGGCTTTGTTTACGGGCTTTGAGAGTCCAGAACCGGCGCCGGTCAAACCGGAACTCCCCGTTTTTGACGAAACCGGAACGGCACCCGCTTCCGTGACGATGGGCAGCCGGGCCAACAACCTGGCCGCCCATCCCGTATCGGGAGAGGCCATTCAGTCGATGTTGCAGGTGCACAACCGGTACATTCTCTCTACGGTGAAGTCCGGTCTGATGGTCATCGACCAGCGGGGCGCCTACGAGCGGATTCTGTACGACCAGCTGCACGCGTCGCTGACCCGCCGCGACGGAGCTTCGCAGCAGCTGCTGTTTCCGAAAACGGTGACGGTATCGCCCGCTGATTTCGGGATGGCGCTGGAACTGCAGCACGAACTGACGAGCCTCGGGTTTGTTTTTGAAGAGTTCGGGCCGAATGTGTTCATCATCCGGGGCGTTCCGGCGCTATCGGTCGAGGAGAATGAGGAAGAGCTTTTTGCCGGTCTGCTGGCGCAGTTGCGGGAAGACACCGGCCGGCTGAAACTGGAGCGGGCGGAAGTGCTGGCCCGTTCGCTGGCCCGGCGGACGGCCAGCCGTCATCTGACCCGTTTGACGACGGCCGAAATGAAGGCGCTGGTGGATCAGTTGTTTGCCTCCAGCAATCCCGGTTACACGCCGGGAGGCGAGCCGATTACCACGGTTCTGGCGTTGGATAAGATTGCAGGCTTGTTTGGTGCTTAA
- a CDS encoding tetratricopeptide repeat protein encodes MSGRLLAAAFGLACCLALPADAQRRKAQTEKDTAVHGVEESIFTDGMKYMMMDEPAKAVPQFEKVIQLYPQNPAAYFALATAFLKQGKTAEALPHAVKAVQMSGGANKFYVLQLAELYVKQKRYADAEKLYEELIQRSPDNMEYGVELAAIYLFDDKPDKALAMYDRVEKALGMNEEISRQKQRIYLKQNRLDKAIEEAEKLVASEPGETDYLLEGAELLISNARNEQAIGWLEKALKINPELPQAHVMLAELYRRKGDLQRTSQELNYVFSNPNLEAESKARILSSYVNMAGKDENAKQNAMKLAGELAKAHPADPRSQIIYADLLMQQNKKAEARDYYMRAARQDKSIFEVWGAIIQLDSELNQMDSLLAHSEQALEIFPNQGLFWYSSGNAHLAKRNYQEAVSALEEARRLLGAAASEQTASLLLAVNAQLGDAFNGLGDHARSDEAYELVLKSDPNYEHVLNNYSYFLSLRKQKLPLALQLSERLVERHQTNATYLDTHAWVLYVMKDYTKARTFLEKALQDPKGVSGTILEHYGDVLFQLGEREKAVEQWKKAKQKGETSDRLDKKIATGRIYE; translated from the coding sequence ATGAGTGGCAGGCTGCTGGCGGCAGCTTTTGGGCTGGCGTGCTGCCTGGCCCTGCCTGCGGACGCGCAACGGCGAAAAGCGCAGACCGAAAAAGATACTGCTGTGCATGGCGTGGAAGAATCGATCTTCACCGACGGCATGAAATACATGATGATGGACGAGCCCGCCAAAGCTGTTCCGCAGTTTGAAAAGGTAATCCAGCTGTATCCCCAGAATCCGGCGGCCTACTTTGCGCTGGCAACGGCCTTTCTGAAGCAGGGAAAAACCGCCGAGGCCCTCCCCCACGCCGTCAAGGCCGTGCAGATGAGCGGCGGAGCCAATAAATTTTATGTCCTCCAGCTGGCCGAACTCTACGTCAAACAGAAACGCTATGCCGATGCCGAAAAACTCTACGAAGAATTGATCCAGCGCAGTCCGGACAACATGGAATACGGCGTCGAACTGGCGGCGATTTACCTCTTCGATGACAAGCCGGACAAAGCCCTGGCCATGTACGACCGGGTCGAGAAGGCCCTCGGCATGAACGAAGAGATCAGCCGGCAGAAGCAGCGCATCTACCTCAAGCAGAACCGCCTCGACAAAGCCATTGAAGAAGCCGAGAAACTGGTGGCCTCCGAGCCGGGCGAAACGGACTACCTGCTCGAAGGCGCCGAACTGCTCATCTCCAACGCCCGGAACGAACAGGCCATCGGCTGGCTCGAAAAAGCCCTGAAAATCAACCCCGAACTGCCCCAGGCGCACGTGATGCTGGCCGAACTGTACCGGCGCAAGGGCGACCTTCAGCGGACAAGCCAGGAGCTGAATTACGTCTTCAGCAATCCGAACCTCGAAGCAGAATCCAAAGCCCGTATTCTGTCGAGCTACGTCAACATGGCGGGCAAGGACGAGAATGCGAAGCAAAACGCCATGAAACTGGCGGGCGAATTAGCCAAAGCCCATCCGGCCGATCCCCGTTCCCAGATCATCTATGCCGACCTGCTGATGCAGCAGAACAAAAAAGCGGAGGCTCGGGACTACTACATGCGGGCCGCCCGGCAGGATAAATCCATTTTTGAAGTGTGGGGCGCCATTATTCAGCTCGATAGCGAACTCAACCAGATGGACAGTCTGCTGGCCCATTCGGAGCAGGCACTGGAGATTTTCCCGAATCAGGGACTTTTCTGGTACTCCAGCGGCAATGCCCATTTGGCCAAACGAAATTACCAGGAGGCCGTCTCGGCGCTGGAAGAAGCCCGACGGCTGCTCGGTGCTGCGGCCAGCGAACAGACCGCCTCGCTGCTGCTGGCCGTCAATGCCCAGCTGGGAGATGCATTCAATGGCCTGGGCGACCATGCCCGTTCGGACGAAGCCTACGAACTGGTGCTGAAGTCGGACCCGAATTACGAGCATGTGCTCAACAATTACAGCTATTTCCTTTCTTTGCGGAAACAAAAGCTGCCGCTGGCCCTGCAATTGTCCGAACGATTGGTGGAACGGCACCAGACAAACGCTACGTATCTGGACACCCATGCCTGGGTGCTGTACGTCATGAAGGACTATACCAAAGCCCGGACGTTTCTGGAAAAAGCCCTGCAGGACCCCAAAGGCGTGAGCGGAACCATTCTGGAACATTACGGCGATGTCCTCTTCCAGCTGGGCGAACGCGAGAAGGCAGTGGAACAGTGGAAAAAAGCAAAACAAAAAGGCGAAACCAGCGACCGGCTGGACAAAAAAATCGCTACAGGACGAATTTATGAATAG